CGCCTGTGGGGTCGTGCCCTGTTCCGCGGCGGTCTGAGCGATCTTCTGGCCGTGCTCGTCGGTACCGGTGAGGAAGAAGACGCGGTCGCCGTTGAGCCTGCGCCATCGGGCCAGCACGTCGGCGGCGACTGTCGTGTAGGCGTGGCCGATGTGCGGGTCGTCGTTCGGGTAGTAGATCGGCGTCGTGACGTAGAACGTGTCCTTGTGGGCAGTCATCACAGCCTCGCGGTCGAACGGTGGCGTGCGGGGTGGAACGGTGCGAGGTTGGGGCGTCCGGCGGCGCAGCGGCGCTAGTGGAGCGCGGCGACGGTCCGACGGGCGCCCGAGGGCATGACCATGCCGTCCCGACCGAGGTGCATCCGCGCAGCATGGGCCGGCACCATCGTGCGGCCCTGGTCGTCGACTGCCATCCGGGGTTGCACCTCCTGTCGCGCCAGTGTAGGACCCCGGGGCGCGGAGAGGCGACCGCGCGGCGCACCGGTGGGCCCGGCGCTGTTCGGCCGGGCTGCATCCGCCGTTCACCTGTCCCACACCAGCCGTTTTCCGCGCTCCTCCAACGGCCCGGCGGCCGTGCAGGAACGCTGCCGGTTCACCGGCGAAAGTGCGCTCGATGACACCATGCCGTCACGCCGTACGCTGATGCCACTCGCCGCGGGCACGCCTGGCTGACCTGCAGATGGACGTGCGCTACGACTGCTGGCACGAGCCGTCGAACACGAGCGACAACGGGAAGTCCGCGGAGGTCGTCGCGCCGGGCTGTTCCGCCGGTACTTCCTGCGCGCGACCGTCGGGCTCTCGGCGGCGGGGCTCAGCACGATCGCCACGCGAGGCGGCGCACAGACGGCGGCGGACATGATCGTGCCCTTGAGGCGCGTCCCCACCAGGAGCGGGGGGTGCGCTTCTGGGACACCAGCCCGACTCCGCGTTGGTGCGCGTCCCCACCGGGAGCGGGGGGTGCGCTTCTGGGGACACCAGCCCGACTCCGCGTTCGGGCGCGTCCCCAGACGGGTGGGGTCAGGGGGCGCGCGGCGTTCGTCAGGCGTCGCGCGCGGCCACGATCGCATCGTAGACCCGCGCCCTCCGCGCCCCTGTCGCCCGCGCGACCGCCGCGATGGCGGCGTTCGTGGCCATCCCCGTGGCGATCAGGCCGCGGACACGCTCGACGAGCTCGGCGTCGTCGAGCCGGTCGACATCCGCCGCTCCCCCCGGGGCAGGTGCGCCGCCGACGACCAGGGTCAGCTCGCCGCGCACACCTTCGCGGCGGACGGTCGCGGCCAGCGTGTCCAGGGGGTCCCGGAGCACCTGCTCGTGCAGCTTCGTCAGCTCCCTGGCCAGCGCGGCGGGGCGTGGGCCCAGCGCCGCGGCCAGGTCGTCGAGCTCGTCGGCGGCCCGGTGCGGGCTGAGGTAGCACACGAGCGTGCGGGTCTCGTCGGCAAGGGCCGCGACGCGCCGCCGCCGTTGCGCGGCGCGTCGCGGGAGGAAGCCCTCGAACACGAACCGGTCTGTCGGCAGGCCGGACAGCACCAGCGCATGGACCGCGGCGACCGGTCCGGGGATCAGCTCGACCGGCACCTCCGCATCGATCGCCGCGCGCACCAGCACGTATCCCGGATCACTGATGCCGGGCGTTCCCGCGTCGGTGGCGACGACCACCGTCTCGCCGGCGGCCGCCCTGGCGACCAGCCAGGGAGCACGCTCGGCCTCCGTGTGGTCGTCGAGGCGGACCATCGGCCGCCCCAGGCCGTGGTGTGCCAGCAGCCGCCCGGTGTGCCTGGTGTCCTCGGCCGCGACGACGTCGGCGGCCGCGAGCGCGTCGAGGGCGCGCGGGCTCAGATCACCGAGGTTTCCGATCGGCGTGGCGACCAGCACGATGCGTCCTCCTGCCCCAGCCACGTCCGTCCTCCTTCCGCCCCCGGGCTCCCGGGGACTGCACAGCTGCACAGCTAGACTGCACCATCCATGGCACTCGACCTCGGCGCGGCCGACACGACCGCGGACGACACCCCTGACGCCACCGGACCCAGGGCCGCTGCCGGTGCCGGATCGCGCCGCGCGTCAGTGGCCGGACTCCTCCTGGAGCCCGAGCGCCTGCGCTGGCTGCTGCCGCTCGTGGTGATCGCCTTCGCGGCGTGTCTGCGCTTCGCGTACCTGCCGCATCCGGAGCGCATCTACTTCGACGAGACCTACTACGCGACCAACGCGGCACAGCTGCTCGACTACGGCGTCGAGGCCGAGCCGCGTGTCGAGAGCGATCCTGCGCAGGGCGTGGACCCCGTGTTCGTCGTGCACCCGCCGGTCGGCAAGTGGCTGAT
This DNA window, taken from Euzebyales bacterium, encodes the following:
- the rsmI gene encoding 16S rRNA (cytidine(1402)-2'-O)-methyltransferase; this encodes MAGAGGRIVLVATPIGNLGDLSPRALDALAAADVVAAEDTRHTGRLLAHHGLGRPMVRLDDHTEAERAPWLVARAAAGETVVVATDAGTPGISDPGYVLVRAAIDAEVPVELIPGPVAAVHALVLSGLPTDRFVFEGFLPRRAAQRRRRVAALADETRTLVCYLSPHRAADELDDLAAALGPRPAALARELTKLHEQVLRDPLDTLAATVRREGVRGELTLVVGGAPAPGGAADVDRLDDAELVERVRGLIATGMATNAAIAAVARATGARRARVYDAIVAARDA